A genomic window from Companilactobacillus alimentarius DSM 20249 includes:
- a CDS encoding SLC13 family permease, giving the protein MKHKKLIAGIVGIVLGVIITFFIPTPHGLTHAGMIVLASLVTANIFWIFNVIPSFATGLLMLSSWVVLGAVKFEIAYQIFSTTTMWIIIGGLGLGAAATKTGLIKRIALKIMTFFPANFRGQTLALFTAGTIIAPMIPSAHPKTAMSTPIAKGISNALGYKPFGKGSSGLFLAALWGFFVTEASFLSATAQNYAFKGLLPAKAQAQLNWGNWFIMMIPWTIIILIGGYFLLTFLFKPKDDKPVSREFISKQLDELGPMSREEKITAAVILVAIVFWILESVFNIPAAVTAIIGVSVLVALKVLIPEDFKTRLSWNTIIFIGTVMALGNVMQSAGLTTWLRRILAPAISPIIGNIYITVIVLPIIIYLCKFVVVSLISTGTLITIGLLPFFSQMSFSPAIIAIIVTTSVNVWLLSYMNAPILTGSAAVQDSMASRGAMAKSSIGYMFLNIIGLLICVPLWQLMGIA; this is encoded by the coding sequence ATGAAACACAAAAAGTTAATTGCCGGCATAGTTGGGATCGTTCTTGGAGTTATTATTACCTTCTTTATTCCAACTCCTCATGGTCTAACTCATGCAGGTATGATTGTTCTAGCTTCACTAGTTACAGCCAATATTTTCTGGATCTTTAACGTTATTCCTAGTTTTGCTACTGGCTTATTGATGCTTTCCTCTTGGGTCGTTTTAGGCGCCGTTAAATTTGAAATTGCCTATCAAATTTTCTCAACGACAACAATGTGGATCATTATCGGTGGTTTAGGTTTAGGTGCCGCTGCTACCAAAACTGGTTTAATTAAAAGAATTGCTTTAAAGATTATGACTTTCTTTCCAGCTAATTTTAGAGGTCAAACTTTAGCACTTTTCACAGCCGGAACGATTATTGCACCCATGATTCCTAGCGCTCATCCCAAAACTGCAATGAGTACACCCATTGCCAAGGGAATTAGTAATGCTCTAGGCTACAAACCCTTTGGTAAAGGCAGTTCTGGACTATTTCTCGCAGCACTCTGGGGGTTCTTCGTTACTGAAGCCAGTTTCTTAAGTGCTACAGCACAAAACTATGCTTTCAAAGGACTCTTACCTGCCAAAGCTCAGGCCCAATTGAACTGGGGTAATTGGTTCATTATGATGATTCCTTGGACAATTATTATTTTGATTGGTGGTTACTTCTTATTGACCTTCCTATTCAAGCCCAAAGATGATAAACCCGTTTCTCGAGAGTTCATTTCCAAACAATTGGATGAATTAGGGCCAATGTCACGTGAAGAAAAGATTACCGCAGCCGTTATCTTGGTTGCTATCGTCTTTTGGATTTTGGAATCAGTTTTCAATATTCCAGCCGCTGTTACCGCCATTATCGGTGTCAGCGTTCTAGTTGCTCTGAAGGTTTTGATTCCTGAAGATTTCAAGACTCGTTTAAGCTGGAACACAATTATCTTTATCGGTACTGTTATGGCTTTAGGCAATGTTATGCAATCAGCTGGTTTAACAACTTGGTTAAGAAGAATCTTAGCTCCAGCTATTTCTCCAATTATCGGAAATATCTATATTACCGTAATTGTTTTGCCTATTATTATTTACCTATGCAAGTTTGTCGTTGTTTCTTTGATCTCGACAGGTACTTTAATCACTATCGGCTTACTTCCATTCTTTTCACAAATGAGTTTTAGTCCTGCAATTATCGCTATTATCGTTACAACTAGTGTTAATGTTTGGCTCTTGTCTTACATGAACGCTCCTATTCTGACAGGTAGTGCTGCTGTTCAAGATAGCATGGCTTCACGTGGTGCTATGGCTAAATCGTCTATTGGTTATATGTTTTTAAATATCATTGGCTTACTCATTTGTGTTCCACTTTGGCAACTTATGGGCATCGCCTAA
- a CDS encoding hydroxyacid dehydrogenase yields MKKVLLSEKIDDKGIQLLKDNGFDVHISAGTDIETMKKEIKDVYAVIMRSSELPAEVIDAGENLKIISRNGTGINNVDVDEATKKNILVAKVNGANAFSVAEYVITTMLMLSRKVLASNKLIHEKKDQLTEIGSLPGFSTQFNLNGNELRGKTLAILGLGKIGRELVKLAQAFGMNVVGYDPYLKESPVKLYKKLKDIYPVADFLSINMPLTAETKNMITANELATMKDSAFIINSARGGIINENDLAAALNADTIAGAAVDSFNPEPPTPNNPLFTSKNTILTSHMAGTTIEANQALGLGAAQAIIDFSNGKVPEFPVNQEILASENK; encoded by the coding sequence ATGAAGAAAGTTTTGTTAAGCGAAAAGATTGATGACAAAGGAATTCAGCTTCTTAAGGACAATGGTTTTGACGTTCATATTTCAGCTGGAACCGACATTGAAACAATGAAGAAGGAAATCAAGGATGTTTATGCTGTAATCATGCGTTCATCCGAATTACCCGCCGAAGTAATTGATGCTGGCGAGAATCTTAAAATTATTTCACGTAATGGTACTGGTATTAATAACGTCGACGTTGATGAGGCTACTAAGAAAAATATTTTAGTTGCCAAGGTTAATGGTGCTAACGCATTTTCCGTCGCCGAATACGTTATCACTACTATGTTGATGTTAAGTAGAAAAGTTTTAGCTTCTAATAAATTAATCCACGAAAAGAAAGATCAGTTAACTGAAATTGGTTCATTGCCTGGTTTCTCAACTCAATTTAACCTCAACGGTAACGAACTTCGTGGCAAAACTCTAGCCATTCTTGGTTTAGGAAAAATCGGTCGTGAATTAGTTAAATTAGCTCAAGCTTTTGGCATGAATGTCGTTGGTTACGATCCATATTTGAAAGAATCACCAGTAAAGCTTTACAAAAAATTAAAAGATATTTATCCAGTGGCCGATTTTCTTTCAATTAATATGCCACTCACAGCTGAAACAAAGAATATGATTACTGCCAATGAATTGGCTACTATGAAGGATTCAGCTTTCATCATTAATTCGGCTCGTGGAGGAATTATTAATGAAAATGACCTAGCCGCTGCCTTAAACGCGGACACTATTGCTGGAGCTGCAGTTGATTCATTCAATCCTGAACCACCAACTCCAAACAATCCATTATTCACAAGTAAGAATACTATTTTGACAAGTCATATGGCCGGAACAACTATTGAGGCTAATCAAGCCCTTGGACTTGGTGCCGCACAAGCCATTATTGATTTCTCAAATGGCAAAGTACCTGAATTCCCGGTCAACCAAGAAATTTTAGCATCAGAAAATAAATAA
- a CDS encoding mandelate racemase/muconate lactonizing enzyme family protein: MKIVSVDIMKVPSEDPSFSGNSQGSKEDWCPLVIRINTDTDICGFGEAGLAYGKGWRGGFGMLQDFSQVIIGEDPLNIEKIWDKLFNTTYWGIAGGVVVNAAISAIDIALWDIKGKYYNTPTYEILGGKTNDHLRAYASQLQYNWGEQIDKLKLITPEDYAEVTKKVMSEGYDALKFDPIMLSDQPDGGGEWNTKGTVSQHIIKVAYDRVKAMREVGGDDLDIIIDMHANSDTTSAIKIGQALEDLDILYYEEPVNTLNPDNTLEVSQRVNIPIAAGERVFTRWGFRKFFEDRSIKVAQPDLCLAGGISEAKKICDMAYTYDINAQVHVCGGPIAIAAALQVEAVIPNFLIHEVYQRAINAKDRATCKYDDYQPVDGFIDIPDRPGIGQELKPEVIAKCKKVTIK, translated from the coding sequence ATGAAGATTGTTAGCGTTGATATTATGAAAGTTCCAAGTGAAGATCCTAGTTTTAGTGGCAATAGTCAAGGATCCAAAGAGGATTGGTGTCCACTAGTAATCAGAATTAACACTGATACTGATATTTGTGGTTTTGGTGAAGCTGGTCTTGCATATGGTAAAGGTTGGCGTGGTGGCTTTGGCATGTTGCAAGATTTTAGCCAAGTCATTATAGGTGAAGATCCCCTGAACATTGAGAAAATTTGGGATAAACTTTTCAATACTACTTATTGGGGAATTGCCGGTGGTGTTGTAGTCAACGCAGCTATCAGTGCCATTGATATTGCACTTTGGGATATTAAAGGTAAGTATTACAACACCCCAACTTATGAAATTTTAGGTGGAAAGACAAATGATCATCTCAGAGCCTATGCTAGTCAATTGCAATACAATTGGGGTGAACAGATCGACAAACTAAAATTGATTACACCTGAAGATTATGCCGAAGTGACAAAGAAGGTTATGTCTGAAGGCTATGATGCTTTGAAGTTTGATCCTATTATGCTAAGTGACCAACCAGATGGTGGTGGCGAGTGGAATACTAAAGGAACCGTCTCCCAACATATCATTAAAGTTGCTTACGATCGTGTTAAAGCAATGCGTGAAGTTGGTGGGGATGACTTGGATATCATTATTGATATGCATGCTAACTCAGATACGACTTCTGCTATTAAGATTGGTCAAGCACTTGAGGATTTGGATATTCTTTACTATGAAGAACCAGTTAATACATTAAATCCTGATAATACTTTGGAAGTTTCCCAAAGAGTTAATATTCCAATTGCTGCAGGTGAGAGAGTATTCACTCGTTGGGGCTTTAGAAAATTCTTTGAAGATCGCTCTATCAAAGTTGCTCAACCTGATCTTTGCTTAGCCGGTGGAATTTCTGAAGCTAAAAAGATTTGTGATATGGCTTATACGTATGATATCAATGCTCAAGTCCACGTTTGTGGAGGACCAATTGCGATTGCGGCAGCTCTTCAAGTTGAAGCAGTTATTCCTAATTTCCTAATTCACGAAGTTTACCAACGTGCTATCAATGCCAAAGATCGTGCAACATGCAAATATGATGATTATCAACCAGTAGATGGCTTTATTGATATTCCTGATAGACCTGGTATCGGACAAGAGTTGAAACCAGAAGTCATTGCTAAATGTAAGAAAGTAACTATTAAATAA
- a CDS encoding lactonase family protein has product MKDKFILGGYTEDSYTPHNQSEGMYVATLDTNKKKITDISLLAKVDNPAFLNYSETDGKIATVLTKDGNQGGVGIVDTKTGKLISASYLPKKHGSYEAYDATKNLYFWNELPYTVPSYISIDSEHKVLFAANYNTNAIHTFKMNDNYEITDSHTYPIEGHGPLVEQDHAHIHFARELPDGRLIVCGLGCDKLFIYDVDFDTAELTLKSAFDAKPGFGPRQLAIAKKTNYIYVLGELSSRVGVVEYNHETGKLERIADYSNIPEGYVGHSGSAAIRLSTDEKFLYISNRGHDSITVYKILDGGKHLEKIQNIKTEGVFPRDFSLSKNGDFLLCANQNTNDLILFNRDTKYGYLSIAQTGIKHDACVRVLEATDFLN; this is encoded by the coding sequence ATGAAGGATAAATTTATTTTAGGCGGCTATACAGAAGATAGCTATACGCCCCACAATCAATCAGAAGGTATGTACGTTGCTACCCTGGATACAAACAAAAAAAAGATTACCGATATTAGTTTGTTAGCTAAAGTCGATAATCCAGCTTTTCTAAATTATTCTGAGACTGACGGAAAAATTGCGACCGTTTTGACTAAGGATGGTAATCAAGGTGGAGTTGGGATTGTTGATACCAAAACTGGTAAATTGATTTCAGCTAGTTATTTACCTAAGAAACACGGATCTTATGAAGCTTATGATGCTACGAAGAATCTTTATTTCTGGAATGAATTGCCATATACAGTTCCTTCATATATTTCAATCGACAGTGAACATAAGGTTTTGTTTGCCGCAAATTATAATACTAATGCTATTCATACTTTTAAGATGAACGATAACTATGAAATTACTGATAGTCATACTTATCCAATCGAAGGTCACGGACCACTAGTTGAACAAGATCACGCCCATATCCATTTTGCCAGAGAGTTACCAGATGGTAGATTGATTGTATGTGGATTAGGCTGCGATAAGTTATTCATCTATGATGTTGATTTCGATACTGCTGAATTAACTTTAAAATCAGCATTTGATGCAAAACCAGGATTTGGTCCTCGCCAACTAGCCATTGCTAAAAAAACTAATTACATCTATGTTCTAGGTGAACTGTCTAGCCGTGTCGGTGTTGTTGAGTACAACCATGAGACTGGTAAATTGGAAAGAATTGCCGACTACTCTAATATTCCTGAAGGATACGTCGGACACAGTGGCTCAGCTGCCATCAGATTGTCAACGGATGAGAAGTTCTTATATATATCAAATCGTGGGCATGATTCAATTACTGTTTATAAGATTTTGGACGGAGGGAAACATCTTGAGAAGATTCAAAATATTAAAACTGAGGGTGTCTTCCCACGTGATTTCAGTTTGAGTAAGAACGGTGATTTCTTGCTGTGTGCTAACCAAAACACTAACGATTTAATTCTCTTTAATCGTGATACCAAGTATGGTTACTTAAGTATTGCTCAAACTGGTATCAAGCATGATGCTTGTGTTCGTGTTCTTGAAGCTACTGATTTTCTAAATTAA
- a CDS encoding LysR family transcriptional regulator, which produces MEINRLKTFLSVARNGSFKSAAEKLFLSPRTVSKQMDQIENELDTPLFERKKNSTKLNSAGKQFVITAQDIVNTYNDALTKMQTINEKPTPTLRIGFSSLNQTVILETIIAPFMKKYPDIKLELKEESGIRLIQLLKRNNLDFAVTPYYNLSRESADFKAMEIIKLAEGELMLGVSVNSPLARKDSASLDEIKHMKVLYYSSSESYYLREVFLDKFDGFLAPEQISRVSSLEQRDMLVASNNGVGFYPSPFINKERAQNPMIKFLRITNNVNKYYASAFLYQPNNKNPSLNSLISELKG; this is translated from the coding sequence ATGGAAATCAATCGACTTAAAACGTTCTTGTCTGTCGCTAGAAACGGTAGTTTCAAATCCGCTGCCGAAAAATTATTTCTTTCTCCACGAACAGTTTCCAAACAGATGGATCAAATCGAAAACGAACTCGATACCCCACTATTTGAACGAAAGAAAAATAGTACCAAATTAAATAGTGCCGGTAAGCAGTTTGTTATTACAGCACAGGATATCGTTAACACTTACAATGATGCTTTAACTAAAATGCAGACTATCAATGAAAAACCAACACCCACTTTGAGAATTGGCTTTTCATCCCTCAATCAAACAGTCATCTTAGAAACTATCATTGCCCCTTTTATGAAAAAGTATCCAGACATCAAACTCGAATTAAAAGAAGAAAGTGGTATTCGCTTAATTCAATTATTGAAACGTAATAATTTAGATTTTGCCGTCACACCTTATTACAATCTTTCGCGTGAGAGCGCTGACTTTAAAGCTATGGAAATAATCAAATTAGCTGAAGGTGAATTAATGCTCGGCGTGAGTGTCAACAGTCCCCTTGCTAGAAAAGATTCTGCAAGTCTGGATGAGATAAAACATATGAAAGTCCTTTATTACAGTTCTTCTGAATCTTACTATTTAAGGGAAGTTTTCCTTGATAAATTTGACGGTTTCCTCGCGCCTGAACAAATCAGTCGTGTCTCATCGTTAGAACAGCGTGACATGCTAGTTGCTTCCAACAACGGCGTCGGTTTCTATCCTAGTCCTTTTATAAATAAGGAAAGAGCTCAGAATCCGATGATCAAATTCCTTAGAATTACGAACAATGTTAATAAATATTATGCTTCCGCCTTCTTGTATCAACCGAATAATAAAAATCCTTCATTAAACAGTTTAATATCTGAATTAAAGGGGTGA
- a CDS encoding enolase C-terminal domain-like protein, whose translation MSIPKIEKMDVYPVAGYDSMLLNLSGAHGPYFTRNIVILTTDEGQVGVGEVPGGQKITDTLNQSKELVIGRTIGEYKDVLLKVKEKFSYLDKGGRGQQTFDQRIMVHALTAIETSFLDLLGKHFHVPVAALLGDGQQREKVGVLGYLFYVGDTSKTDMPYLQDDDNSSDWGKLRRKPAMDPESIVKLARAAYDKYGFRTFKLKGGVFDGEEEVAAIKALHEAFPEAKLDLDPNGAWSLKQAIHYADELKGILHYIEDPCGGEDGFSGREILSEFQQITHMPTATNMVDTDWRQMSHAIALNSVSIPLADPHFWTMEGAVRVAQLCNEFNLNWGVHSNNHFDISLAMVANAAAAAPGRVYDVDTHWIWQDGQNLTKNPYKIENGQLTVPKTNEGLGVEIDLDKIKKANELYLKKGLGARDDAKAMQFLIPNWKFDPKKPSMVR comes from the coding sequence ATGAGTATTCCAAAAATTGAAAAGATGGATGTATATCCAGTTGCTGGCTATGACAGTATGTTATTAAATTTAAGTGGTGCCCATGGTCCGTATTTCACAAGAAACATTGTTATCTTAACAACTGATGAAGGTCAGGTCGGTGTTGGGGAAGTCCCTGGTGGACAAAAGATCACTGATACTTTGAATCAATCAAAAGAATTAGTAATTGGTAGAACAATCGGTGAATACAAAGATGTTCTTTTGAAGGTTAAAGAAAAATTCTCATATTTGGATAAAGGTGGTCGTGGTCAACAAACATTTGATCAAAGAATTATGGTTCACGCTCTAACAGCCATTGAAACTTCATTCTTGGATCTATTAGGTAAACATTTCCACGTTCCTGTTGCTGCGTTATTAGGTGATGGTCAACAACGTGAAAAGGTTGGCGTTTTAGGTTACTTATTCTACGTTGGTGATACAAGTAAGACCGATATGCCATACTTACAAGACGATGATAATTCCAGTGATTGGGGTAAGTTGCGTCGTAAACCGGCTATGGATCCAGAATCAATTGTTAAATTAGCAAGGGCTGCTTACGATAAGTATGGTTTTAGGACTTTCAAACTCAAGGGTGGAGTCTTCGATGGCGAAGAGGAAGTTGCTGCTATCAAAGCGCTTCATGAGGCATTTCCAGAAGCCAAACTTGATCTAGATCCAAATGGTGCTTGGTCATTGAAACAAGCCATTCATTATGCTGATGAATTGAAAGGTATTCTTCATTATATTGAAGATCCGTGTGGTGGCGAAGATGGTTTCTCCGGACGTGAAATTCTTTCTGAGTTCCAACAAATTACGCACATGCCTACAGCTACAAATATGGTTGATACCGACTGGCGTCAAATGTCTCATGCGATCGCTTTGAATTCCGTTTCAATTCCATTGGCAGATCCACACTTCTGGACAATGGAAGGAGCTGTTCGTGTAGCTCAATTGTGTAATGAGTTCAATTTGAATTGGGGCGTTCACTCTAACAATCATTTTGATATTTCATTAGCAATGGTTGCCAATGCTGCTGCCGCTGCTCCAGGTCGTGTTTATGATGTTGACACTCATTGGATCTGGCAAGATGGACAAAATCTTACAAAGAATCCATACAAGATTGAAAATGGACAATTGACTGTTCCTAAGACTAATGAAGGTCTAGGAGTTGAAATTGATCTTGATAAGATCAAAAAAGCTAATGAACTGTATCTTAAAAAGGGCCTTGGTGCTCGGGATGATGCCAAAGCTATGCAATTCTTAATTCCAAATTGGAAATTTGATCCAAAGAAACCTTCAATGGTTAGATAA
- a CDS encoding DUF3427 domain-containing protein, whose product MAATGTGKTYLAAFDVQQFNPKRLLFVVHREQILRKAMSSFKEILGGSDNDYGILSGNQKEVTTRYLFATVNMISKKSVREQLGANAFDYIIIDEAHRVSQNQPGEKESMYQRMMNFYQPQFMLGMTATPERTDRTNVYKYFDYHLAYEISLLDSLDNGLLVPFHYIGVTDYEKNGEVIDDKTSLKYLVSDERVNYIIDKTNYYGPRGDNVHGLIFVSRVAEGRELAVKLTNRGINSQFVSAKDTVETREKAVRKLTNGKLQYIITVDIFNEGVDIPILNQIVMMRPTKSSIIFLQQLGRGLRKFNHKEFVTILDFIGNYDENYMIPMAFDRSHTSNKEKILKQIVSPSISGVSTIHFEEVARNRILIAVSKTRLNDMNRFKAAYQNLKDKIGLRSPMLLDFAKLGSVDVPDIIDKFKTVYDMQNKFEDTFSNSLTKEQYSFLRFISAEITVSKRPVEAWILKQLLLRHTLTDEEILSELQSQNIFCDRETLDNVSSVLNFSYFSKVKQKKYGQIVLTDRIDDKWKFASELQQMLQSQSFRKYFEDALDTKLWDVHQNPAIYHNRFTIGEKYYRPDIIKMLNWKHEPNYINIGGYGLRDDGRFLPVFISLKKTVKVQNKMVYENTFSDRSTLPLFSKSGRSTSSTVESEILKHKGFGMIQLFVRKSNNDRIDGKDFYYLGSARVLTAKDIVENNTDGKPTKLVEFTLRLEHELDLGLYHFLTEGIQ is encoded by the coding sequence GTGGCAGCAACTGGAACTGGTAAAACTTATTTAGCAGCTTTCGATGTTCAGCAATTCAATCCTAAACGTCTATTATTCGTCGTCCATCGGGAACAGATTCTGCGTAAAGCTATGTCTAGTTTCAAAGAAATTTTAGGTGGATCTGACAACGACTATGGTATTCTCAGCGGTAATCAAAAAGAAGTAACTACTCGCTATCTTTTTGCTACGGTTAATATGATTTCTAAAAAATCGGTTCGTGAACAATTGGGAGCCAATGCGTTTGACTACATTATCATTGATGAGGCTCATCGAGTTAGCCAAAATCAGCCCGGTGAAAAAGAATCAATGTATCAACGTATGATGAACTTTTACCAGCCACAATTCATGCTTGGCATGACAGCCACCCCCGAGCGAACTGACAGAACTAATGTCTATAAGTATTTCGATTATCATCTAGCTTATGAAATTTCACTACTGGACTCACTGGATAATGGTCTTCTTGTGCCCTTTCACTATATTGGCGTGACCGACTATGAGAAAAATGGTGAGGTTATCGACGATAAAACTAGTTTGAAGTATTTAGTATCTGATGAACGTGTAAATTATATTATCGACAAAACCAATTACTATGGTCCTCGCGGTGACAATGTGCACGGATTGATTTTTGTTAGTCGTGTTGCTGAAGGTCGCGAATTGGCTGTTAAACTCACGAATAGAGGCATCAATTCTCAATTTGTCTCCGCAAAAGATACGGTTGAGACTCGTGAAAAAGCAGTTCGAAAATTAACTAATGGCAAATTACAATACATCATCACAGTTGATATTTTTAATGAGGGCGTGGACATTCCTATTCTCAATCAAATCGTCATGATGCGTCCCACAAAATCCAGTATTATTTTTTTACAGCAATTAGGACGTGGATTACGTAAATTTAATCATAAAGAATTCGTGACAATTTTAGATTTCATCGGTAATTATGATGAAAATTATATGATTCCAATGGCATTCGACCGTTCTCACACTAGTAATAAAGAGAAAATACTCAAACAAATTGTTAGCCCCAGTATCTCGGGTGTTTCTACGATTCATTTTGAAGAAGTCGCTCGTAATCGAATCTTAATAGCGGTTTCAAAAACTAGATTAAATGACATGAATCGTTTCAAGGCTGCTTATCAAAATCTTAAAGATAAAATCGGATTACGGTCGCCGATGTTACTGGATTTTGCCAAGTTAGGTAGTGTTGACGTTCCCGATATAATTGACAAATTCAAGACTGTTTATGACATGCAAAATAAATTTGAAGATACTTTTTCCAATTCACTTACTAAAGAACAATACTCATTTTTGAGATTTATTTCTGCGGAAATCACTGTATCTAAACGTCCTGTGGAAGCTTGGATCTTGAAGCAATTGTTACTTCGACATACTTTAACTGATGAAGAAATTCTATCTGAACTTCAATCTCAAAACATTTTCTGTGACCGTGAAACTTTGGACAATGTGTCTTCTGTCCTAAATTTCAGTTATTTTTCAAAAGTAAAGCAAAAAAAATACGGTCAAATTGTGTTAACTGACCGTATCGATGATAAATGGAAATTTGCTTCTGAACTTCAACAAATGTTGCAATCACAATCATTTAGAAAATATTTTGAAGATGCTTTAGATACAAAGCTTTGGGATGTACATCAGAACCCAGCAATCTATCATAATCGCTTTACCATTGGCGAAAAATATTACCGTCCTGATATTATCAAGATGTTAAATTGGAAACATGAACCTAATTATATAAACATTGGTGGTTATGGCTTAAGAGATGATGGACGTTTTCTACCTGTTTTCATATCTTTAAAGAAGACTGTGAAAGTTCAAAATAAGATGGTATACGAAAACACCTTTTCAGACCGATCAACTCTACCCTTATTCTCCAAAAGTGGACGTTCAACCTCTAGCACCGTTGAGAGTGAAATTCTCAAACATAAGGGTTTTGGGATGATTCAATTATTTGTGAGAAAATCCAACAACGATAGAATTGATGGTAAAGATTTTTACTATCTTGGTTCCGCACGTGTTCTTACTGCAAAAGATATTGTGGAGAATAACACTGATGGTAAGCCTACCAAATTAGTTGAATTTACACTTCGATTGGAACATGAATTAGATTTGGGATTGTATCATTTTTTGACTGAAGGAATCCAGTAG
- a CDS encoding phospholipase D-like domain-containing protein — MNIDHEINQGLAFGFIDNSTQSLSRYQPALITNQNGTVLDTLEEELRTAKSFTIAVAFVTSGGLLDLKSILADIAAHGVRGKLITSTYLEFNNPDVFDDLLQIPNLEVKVLDQDGFHTKAYYFDHGNYESALIGSSNLTQNALKKNFEWNLRITSTERGDVIRNVKNELTNLWQQATTLTPLWIENYRQNWQPNYSNYRAKKKTEPSGKIVPNKMQKTALEALKHLRDVEHAKKAWLWQQLELVKLI, encoded by the coding sequence ATGAATATTGATCATGAAATTAACCAAGGTCTGGCATTTGGCTTCATCGACAACTCAACACAATCATTATCCCGTTATCAACCCGCATTAATAACTAATCAAAATGGAACTGTACTCGACACTTTGGAAGAAGAGTTACGCACTGCTAAATCCTTTACCATCGCAGTTGCTTTCGTTACTTCAGGTGGTCTATTGGATCTTAAAAGTATTCTAGCCGACATTGCTGCACATGGTGTCCGCGGAAAGCTCATCACTTCAACTTATTTAGAGTTTAACAATCCCGACGTATTCGATGATTTGTTACAAATCCCTAACCTTGAGGTTAAAGTCTTAGATCAAGATGGTTTCCATACGAAAGCTTACTATTTTGACCATGGCAATTATGAAAGTGCCCTGATTGGAAGTTCCAACCTGACGCAAAACGCTTTGAAAAAGAATTTTGAATGGAACTTACGTATTACTTCAACCGAACGTGGCGACGTTATTCGTAATGTTAAAAATGAATTGACTAATCTTTGGCAACAAGCCACAACTTTGACACCATTGTGGATAGAAAATTATCGCCAAAACTGGCAACCCAATTATTCAAATTATCGGGCCAAGAAAAAGACTGAACCATCTGGCAAAATTGTTCCTAACAAAATGCAGAAAACAGCCTTAGAAGCTCTGAAACATTTACGAGATGTTGAACATGCTAAAAAGGCTTGGTTGTGGCAGCAACTGGAACTGGTAAAACTTATTTAG
- a CDS encoding HNH endonuclease — translation MSNSQINYFIIDSSSSIEHNDVDFKYYSYQNHNNNQLHKGDLIIYRRSGSASEWGNEFYLYGAGRFGDVVRQDPTTGNDIVTIEEPYLFSHCLMKQNLRTFDWTFRKFKGKWSNFFNMNGITQINEHDYRGLLERQKNMTPEIPELSDEEELLAVKCYQAEKNEMYFINDEAKGIKTYNAVQKFFADKVKFNYHYKSAVAGPVDEDDLVVARIIPWSENQEIRLDPRNGISFTKELAKAFTAGYFTFNDKGHIIISDVSAPDAETDKLLNKYKNRKIHMNYQYSPNREYLQYHREHIFKR, via the coding sequence ATGAGTAACTCCCAAATTAATTATTTTATAATAGATTCTAGTTCCAGCATTGAACACAATGACGTAGATTTTAAATATTACAGTTATCAAAATCATAATAACAACCAGCTCCATAAGGGGGATTTAATCATCTACCGCCGATCTGGCAGTGCCTCAGAATGGGGCAATGAGTTTTACCTTTACGGTGCTGGTAGATTTGGCGATGTTGTCAGACAAGATCCGACTACTGGTAACGATATTGTCACGATTGAAGAGCCTTATCTGTTTTCTCATTGTCTTATGAAGCAAAATTTACGTACTTTTGATTGGACGTTTCGTAAATTCAAAGGTAAGTGGTCGAACTTTTTTAATATGAATGGCATCACGCAGATAAATGAGCATGATTATAGAGGTCTATTAGAGCGTCAAAAAAATATGACACCTGAAATACCTGAATTATCAGATGAAGAAGAATTGCTGGCGGTAAAGTGTTATCAGGCTGAGAAGAATGAAATGTATTTTATCAATGATGAGGCCAAAGGTATTAAAACTTATAATGCTGTTCAAAAATTTTTCGCAGATAAAGTAAAATTTAATTATCATTATAAATCAGCGGTGGCGGGTCCAGTAGATGAGGATGATTTAGTTGTAGCGAGAATTATTCCTTGGTCAGAAAATCAGGAAATCCGTTTAGACCCACGTAATGGAATAAGTTTTACTAAAGAACTTGCCAAAGCCTTTACAGCAGGGTATTTCACTTTTAACGATAAAGGTCATATTATTATTTCTGATGTTTCAGCTCCAGATGCAGAAACCGATAAATTATTAAATAAATACAAAAATAGAAAAATACATATGAATTACCAATATTCTCCTAATAGAGAATATTTACAATACCATCGAGAACATATCTTTAAGAGATAA